The Rattus rattus isolate New Zealand chromosome 1, Rrattus_CSIRO_v1, whole genome shotgun sequence genome includes a region encoding these proteins:
- the LOC116890124 gene encoding olfactory receptor 8K3-like, with product MESQNLTPVTEFILRGITDRPELQAPLFGLFLIIYLISLVGNLGMIILTTADSRLQTPMYFFLRHLAITDLGYSTAIGPKMLANFVVSKNTISFHLCATQLAFFLLFIACELFILSVMSYDRYVAICNPLLYNVIMSQIICWVLVAIPYLYSVFISLIVTINIFSSSFCGYNVIPHFYCDGLPLISLLCTNTDKIELIILILSAINLISSLLVILGSYLLIFRAILRMNSAEGRRKAFSTCGSHLTVVIVFYGTLIFMYVQPKTVHSFDNDKVASIFYTLIIPMLNPLIYSLRNKDVKYAIRKTGKIICSNFS from the coding sequence ATGGAGAGCCAAAACCTCACTCCAGTGACTGAATTTATCCTGAGGGGCATCACTGACCGCCCTGAGCTACAGGCCCCATTATTTGGACTGTTTCTCATCATCTATCTGATCTCACTGGTTGGCAACTTGGGGATGATCATCCTTACTACAGCAGATTCCAGGCTTCAAacacccatgtacttctttcttAGACACCTGGCTATCACAGATCTTGGTTATTCTACTGCTATTGGACCAAAAATGTTAGCAAATTTTGTTGTCAGTAAAAATACAATATCCTTTCATCTTTGTGCTACACAATTagcctttttccttctgttcattGCTTGTGAACTGTTTATTCTCTCTGTGATGTCTTATGACCGCTACGTAGCTATCTGTAACCCTCTGCTTTACAATGTCATCATGTCACAAATTATATGTTGGGTACTGGTGGCAATCCCATACCTTTACagtgtatttatttctctcataGTCACCATAAATatcttttcttcatccttctgtGGCTACAATGTTATCCCTCATTTCTACTGTGATGGCCTTCCCTTGATATCCCTGCTCTGCACAAATACAGACAAAATTGAgctgataattttaattttatctgcTATTAACttgatttcttctcttctggTCATCCTTGGCTCCTATCTACTCATCTTCAGAGCCATTCTCAGAATGAACTCTGCTGAAGGCAGACGGAAGGCTTTCTCCACCTGTGGGTCCCATCTGACAGTGGTCATTGTCTTCTATGGGactttgatttttatgtatgtgcaacCTAAGACCGTTCACTCCTTTGACAATGACAAAGTGGCTTCCATCTTTTATACTCTAATCATCCCTATGTTGAATCCCTTGATCTACAGCTTAAGAAACAAAGATGTAAAATATGCTAttagaaagacagggaaaatcATATGCAGTAATTTCTCATAG